The proteins below come from a single Iocasia fonsfrigidae genomic window:
- the leuD gene encoding 3-isopropylmalate dehydratase small subunit, protein MKLTGKVFKYGDNVDTDVIIPARYLNNSDPRELAAHCMEDIDENFAQEVAEGDIIVGGKNFGSGSSREHAPLAIKTAGVSCVIADSFARIFYRNSINIGLPILTSPEAVKGIKAGARLAVDLDSGEIKDLDTDQTYQAAPFPEFMQNIIKAGGLIEKVKGEVG, encoded by the coding sequence ATGAAGTTAACAGGTAAGGTTTTTAAATATGGAGACAATGTCGATACTGATGTGATCATACCAGCAAGGTATCTTAATAATTCTGATCCCCGGGAACTGGCTGCTCATTGTATGGAAGATATTGATGAGAATTTTGCACAGGAGGTAGCCGAGGGGGATATAATAGTTGGCGGCAAGAACTTTGGTTCAGGTAGTTCAAGGGAACATGCCCCCCTTGCTATCAAAACAGCTGGTGTTTCCTGTGTTATTGCTGATAGTTTTGCCCGTATTTTCTACCGTAATTCAATTAATATAGGCCTCCCTATTCTGACTTCTCCAGAAGCAGTAAAAGGCATTAAAGCCGGGGCTAGATTAGCAGTAGATCTTGATAGTGGAGAGATAAAGGACCTAGATACGGATCAAACATATCAAGCAGCACCTTTCCCTGAGTTTATGCAGAATATTATCAAGGCCGGCGGTCTGATTGAGAAAGTAAAAGGGGAGGTTGGTTAA